One genomic segment of Pseudoalteromonas sp. GCY includes these proteins:
- a CDS encoding phosphoribosyltransferase, with amino-acid sequence MSDKCYITAQQLLEDSFRLAAKVYEDGFRPDFIIGIWRGGAPIGIAVQEYYDYKGIDTDHIAVRTSSYYGIGKQSKEIKVHGLHYIVENANADDSLLIVDDVFDSGRSIFALKEKLAELMRLNLPRDIRVACPYYKPANKKVPMTPDYFIHESDEWLVFPHELSGLTPEELVEGKSDLANIKHLFAK; translated from the coding sequence ATGTCAGATAAGTGCTATATCACAGCGCAACAATTGCTAGAAGATTCATTTCGCTTAGCCGCTAAAGTTTATGAAGACGGGTTTAGACCTGACTTTATTATCGGTATTTGGCGTGGTGGTGCGCCTATTGGTATCGCAGTTCAAGAATACTACGATTACAAAGGTATAGATACTGATCATATCGCAGTACGTACTTCTTCTTACTATGGCATTGGTAAGCAATCTAAAGAAATCAAAGTACACGGTCTGCATTACATCGTTGAAAATGCAAACGCTGACGATTCATTGCTAATCGTTGATGACGTGTTTGATTCTGGCCGCAGTATTTTTGCGTTGAAAGAAAAGCTTGCAGAGCTAATGCGCTTGAACCTGCCTCGCGATATTCGTGTTGCTTGTCCATACTACAAACCAGCAAACAAAAAAGTACCAATGACACCAGATTACTTTATCCACGAGTCTGACGAGTGGTTGGTATTCCCTCACGAGCTGTCAGGTTTAACACCGGAAGAATTAGTGGAAGGGAAGTCAGACTTAGCAAATATTAAACACCTATTTGCAAAATGA
- the parC gene encoding DNA topoisomerase IV subunit A: MTDPQALSLQGIEQLPMGRFTEDAYLNYSMYVIMDRALPHIGDGLKPVQRRIVYAMSELGLSAQAKYKKSARTVGDVLGKYHPHGDSACYEAMVLMAQPFSYRYPLVDGQGNWGAADDPKSFAAMRYTEARLSKFSEVLLKELGQGTVDWTANFDGTLDEPQVLPARLPHILLNGVTGIAVGMATDIPPHNVREVAEACCLLLDKPKTELEEILELVKAPDYPTDAEIITPQEEIKKLYTTGRGSIKMRAVYTEEQGEVVITALPHQCSGAKVLEQIAAQMTAKKLPMVADLRDESDHENPTRIVIVPRSNRVKVEPLMAHLFATTDLEKNYRVNINMIGLDGRPQVKDLRQILSEWLIFRRETVRRRLQYRLDKVLARLHILEGLMIAFLNIDEVIEIIRNEDKPKEELIARFGLSDKQAEAILDLKLRHLAKLEEMKIRGEQDELEKERDGLEKTLGSERRMSTLMKKEIQEAAEMYGDDRRSPVVERGEAKALSEKDLIPSESVTVVLSEKGWARFAKGHDIDAEGLSYRSGDSYKASAKGKSNQPAVFLDTSGRAFATDAHSLPSARSQGEPMTGRFNLASGCNFEHVVMGEEKSTYLMATDGGYGFISDFADMVSKNKNGKAFVSVPKGAHLMAPIQVFDVATDMCMAISSEGRMLLFPLRDLPKLGKGKGNKIISIPSAKVQSREEFVKVLAVVPEGASVILYTGKRKQKLKPSDLEHYYGERGRRGNKLPRGLQRVDSYDLEHNGVETPEDNDASVDTEE; the protein is encoded by the coding sequence ATGACAGATCCTCAAGCCTTGTCCTTGCAAGGCATTGAACAACTTCCGATGGGGCGTTTTACTGAAGATGCCTACCTGAACTACTCCATGTATGTGATCATGGATAGGGCGTTGCCGCATATTGGTGACGGCCTGAAGCCTGTACAACGTCGTATTGTATATGCGATGAGTGAGCTGGGCTTATCAGCTCAAGCAAAATACAAAAAATCTGCCCGTACCGTTGGTGACGTATTGGGTAAATATCACCCTCATGGCGACAGTGCTTGTTATGAGGCCATGGTACTAATGGCGCAGCCGTTCTCTTATCGCTATCCGCTGGTGGATGGCCAAGGTAACTGGGGTGCTGCGGATGATCCTAAATCATTTGCTGCGATGCGTTATACCGAGGCGCGATTATCTAAGTTCTCAGAAGTACTGCTGAAAGAGCTTGGTCAAGGTACGGTCGATTGGACCGCTAACTTTGATGGCACCTTAGATGAACCACAAGTGTTACCCGCGCGTTTACCACATATCTTGTTAAATGGGGTGACAGGTATTGCGGTGGGGATGGCAACCGATATTCCGCCACATAACGTACGCGAAGTTGCTGAAGCTTGTTGTTTGTTATTGGATAAGCCTAAAACCGAACTAGAAGAAATTCTTGAATTGGTCAAAGCGCCAGACTATCCAACCGATGCGGAAATCATTACGCCGCAAGAAGAGATCAAAAAGCTTTACACCACAGGTCGTGGCTCAATCAAGATGCGTGCTGTTTACACCGAAGAGCAAGGCGAAGTGGTGATCACCGCGTTGCCACACCAATGTTCGGGTGCCAAGGTGCTAGAGCAGATAGCAGCACAAATGACAGCGAAGAAACTCCCTATGGTAGCGGATTTACGTGACGAATCGGACCATGAAAATCCGACGCGAATCGTCATTGTACCGCGCTCAAATCGGGTTAAGGTCGAGCCATTAATGGCGCATCTATTTGCCACGACGGATCTTGAAAAGAACTACCGTGTTAACATCAATATGATTGGTTTAGACGGGCGTCCACAAGTTAAAGACCTGCGTCAGATTTTATCCGAGTGGTTAATATTCCGTCGTGAAACGGTGCGTAGACGTTTGCAGTATCGTTTGGACAAAGTGCTTGCTCGTTTGCATATTCTTGAAGGTTTGATGATTGCGTTTTTGAATATCGATGAAGTCATCGAAATCATTCGCAACGAAGATAAGCCAAAAGAAGAGTTAATAGCGCGTTTTGGTCTTTCAGATAAGCAGGCAGAAGCAATTCTAGACCTGAAATTACGCCACCTTGCAAAGCTTGAAGAAATGAAGATCCGTGGTGAGCAGGATGAGCTTGAAAAAGAGCGTGATGGACTGGAAAAAACTTTAGGCTCTGAGCGTCGCATGTCGACATTGATGAAAAAGGAAATTCAAGAAGCTGCTGAAATGTATGGCGATGATAGACGTTCACCGGTAGTTGAGCGTGGCGAAGCCAAAGCGCTTAGCGAAAAAGATTTGATCCCATCAGAGTCTGTAACTGTTGTGCTATCTGAAAAAGGCTGGGCGCGTTTTGCGAAGGGTCACGATATCGATGCCGAAGGGCTAAGCTACCGCTCAGGAGACAGTTATAAAGCCTCTGCGAAAGGTAAGAGTAATCAGCCTGCGGTGTTCTTAGATACCTCAGGGCGAGCCTTTGCAACCGATGCGCATAGTTTACCTTCAGCCCGAAGTCAGGGCGAGCCGATGACGGGTCGCTTTAACTTGGCGTCAGGATGTAACTTTGAACATGTGGTCATGGGCGAAGAGAAATCGACTTATCTGATGGCGACCGATGGTGGTTACGGCTTTATCAGCGACTTTGCTGATATGGTGAGTAAAAACAAAAATGGTAAAGCGTTCGTCAGCGTGCCAAAAGGTGCGCATTTGATGGCACCTATCCAGGTATTTGATGTTGCCACCGATATGTGTATGGCGATCTCGAGCGAAGGCAGAATGCTGCTATTCCCATTACGTGATTTACCTAAACTTGGTAAAGGTAAGGGGAATAAGATTATCTCTATCCCTAGCGCGAAGGTGCAAAGCCGTGAAGAGTTTGTCAAAGTGTTAGCGGTAGTACCTGAAGGTGCATCTGTTATTTTATATACAGGAAAGCGCAAACAGAAATTAAAGCCGAGTGATTTAGAACACTATTACGGCGAGCGAGGGCGCAGAGGTAATAAGTTACCGCGCGGATTACAGCGCGTTGATAGCTATGATCTAGAGCACAATGGTGTCGAGACACCAGAAGACAATGACGCCAGCGTAGATACCGAAGAATAA
- the parE gene encoding DNA topoisomerase IV subunit B, with amino-acid sequence MSQQNYNAEAIEVLNGLEPVKRRPGMYTDTTRPNHLGQEVIDNSVDEALAGHATKIDVILHEDNSFEVIDDGRGMPVDIHPEEGVPGVELILTKLHAGGKFSNKNYQFSGGLHGVGISVVNALSTRVEITVKRDAQIYEMAFENGDKVEDLRVTGSVGKRNTGTSVHFWPDASYFDSANFSITKLNHLLKAKAVLCPGLRIRFANKQTKETQEWHYEAGLEDYLKDSAEGYEVLPKSPFTGSFSGSTEGVDWALHWLPEGGESIAESYVNLIPTAQGGTHVNGLRQGLLEAMREFCEFRNLIPRGVKLTPDDVWDRCSYVLSVKMQDPQFAGQTKEKLSSRSCATFVSGIVKDAFSLWLNEHTETAELLAELCISNAQKRLRAAKKVVRKKVTSGPALPGKLTDCSGSETERSEIFLVEGDSAGGSAKQARDREFQAIMPLRGKILNTWEVESGQILASQEVHDISVALGIDPDSEDLSGLRYGKVCILADADSDGLHIATLLCALFVKHFPELVRKGHVFVAMPPLFRIDVGKEVYYALDEDEKKGILDRIEAEKKRGKVNVQRFKGLGEMNPLQLRETTMDPNTRRLVQLTLDEPEQTLEMMDMLLAKKRSGDRKIWLEQHGDKAEV; translated from the coding sequence ATGAGTCAGCAAAACTATAATGCCGAAGCTATTGAGGTACTCAATGGCTTAGAGCCAGTTAAGCGCCGTCCTGGCATGTATACCGATACCACAAGACCTAATCATTTAGGCCAAGAGGTTATCGATAACAGTGTCGATGAAGCCTTAGCCGGACATGCCACCAAGATTGATGTGATCTTGCACGAAGACAACTCCTTTGAAGTCATCGATGATGGTCGAGGAATGCCCGTGGACATTCACCCAGAGGAGGGCGTGCCAGGGGTTGAATTGATCCTGACCAAGCTTCATGCAGGGGGCAAGTTTTCCAATAAAAACTACCAGTTCTCAGGTGGTCTTCATGGGGTGGGTATATCGGTTGTTAATGCACTGTCGACTCGGGTCGAAATTACCGTTAAACGAGATGCTCAAATCTATGAAATGGCATTTGAAAACGGCGATAAAGTCGAAGACTTAAGAGTGACCGGCAGCGTTGGTAAGCGTAATACCGGCACCTCTGTGCACTTTTGGCCCGACGCTAGTTATTTTGACTCAGCTAACTTCTCAATTACTAAGTTAAACCACTTGCTTAAAGCCAAGGCTGTATTGTGTCCTGGGCTTAGAATTCGTTTTGCAAATAAGCAGACGAAAGAAACGCAAGAATGGCACTACGAGGCAGGACTAGAGGATTACCTAAAAGACAGTGCTGAAGGTTATGAAGTGCTGCCGAAATCTCCATTTACAGGCAGTTTCAGTGGCTCAACCGAAGGGGTTGATTGGGCGCTTCATTGGTTGCCTGAGGGTGGCGAATCTATCGCTGAAAGCTACGTAAACCTTATTCCGACGGCGCAAGGTGGTACCCATGTAAATGGTTTACGCCAAGGCTTACTTGAAGCGATGCGTGAGTTTTGTGAATTCAGAAACCTGATCCCGCGTGGTGTTAAGCTGACCCCTGATGATGTCTGGGACCGTTGTAGCTATGTCTTGTCGGTTAAAATGCAAGACCCACAATTTGCCGGTCAAACCAAAGAAAAGTTATCATCACGTTCGTGCGCTACCTTTGTTTCTGGCATTGTCAAAGACGCCTTTAGTTTATGGTTGAACGAACACACTGAAACTGCAGAGTTACTTGCTGAGCTTTGTATCAGCAATGCGCAAAAACGTTTGCGTGCCGCGAAAAAAGTGGTTCGTAAAAAAGTCACTTCGGGTCCTGCTTTACCGGGTAAATTAACCGATTGTTCTGGGAGTGAAACCGAACGTTCAGAAATATTTTTGGTGGAAGGGGACTCAGCAGGTGGCTCGGCAAAACAAGCACGAGACCGTGAGTTTCAAGCAATCATGCCACTGCGCGGTAAAATCCTAAATACTTGGGAAGTGGAATCTGGACAGATCTTAGCCTCGCAAGAAGTACATGATATTTCTGTTGCTTTAGGTATTGATCCAGACTCTGAAGATTTATCAGGCCTGCGCTATGGCAAAGTATGTATCCTCGCGGATGCGGATTCTGACGGACTTCACATTGCAACTTTATTATGCGCACTTTTTGTTAAGCACTTCCCAGAGCTTGTTCGTAAGGGCCATGTTTTTGTTGCCATGCCACCGCTATTTCGTATTGATGTTGGTAAAGAAGTTTACTACGCCCTTGATGAAGATGAGAAAAAGGGCATATTAGACCGTATTGAGGCCGAAAAGAAACGCGGTAAAGTCAACGTACAACGCTTTAAAGGGTTGGGTGAAATGAACCCGTTGCAATTGCGTGAAACCACCATGGATCCAAATACTAGACGTTTAGTTCAGCTGACATTAGATGAGCCTGAACAAACCCTCGAAATGATGGATATGCTGCTAGCTAAAAAGCGCTCTGGCGACCGTAAAATTTGGCTCGAGCAGCACGGAGATAAGGCAGAGGTTTAA
- a CDS encoding metallophosphoesterase, which translates to MAWFDLELQLDKAQIRIGHFTDCHLFATPSGKYFAVNTADNLARTLAAMAKEHFDCVVFGGDLTQDHSAASYQEFARLVTESDLQCPVLWIPGNHDELALLEEMSAWQIVRHKCITGPFGQVLLLNSKGETPAGWCAKSHLVALKDKLNNNINNNTIVFAHHHPRPIDGYLDKHMLENGPALLNLLVDSEQVLGLFHGHVHNEYQQQFRTLPIYATPATSIQFDKQTKDWCQSDLGPAYRVIVFSKSTIKTEVKWLGR; encoded by the coding sequence ATGGCTTGGTTTGATCTCGAGTTACAACTTGATAAAGCGCAAATTCGTATAGGGCATTTTACGGATTGCCATTTGTTTGCCACGCCCTCTGGGAAATACTTTGCGGTAAATACCGCTGATAACCTCGCTCGCACTCTGGCCGCAATGGCAAAAGAGCATTTTGATTGTGTGGTGTTTGGCGGTGATTTGACACAAGATCACAGTGCGGCTTCTTATCAAGAGTTTGCCCGATTAGTCACAGAAAGTGATTTGCAATGCCCTGTGCTTTGGATACCAGGTAACCACGACGAGTTAGCTTTACTCGAAGAAATGAGTGCCTGGCAAATCGTCCGTCATAAATGCATCACAGGTCCCTTTGGCCAAGTGCTTCTGTTAAATTCAAAAGGTGAAACGCCCGCGGGGTGGTGCGCTAAGTCACACTTAGTAGCGCTCAAAGACAAGCTTAACAATAATATCAACAACAATACGATTGTTTTTGCTCACCACCATCCTAGACCGATTGATGGCTATTTAGATAAACACATGCTCGAAAATGGTCCTGCACTTTTAAACCTGTTGGTGGATTCAGAGCAAGTATTAGGACTATTTCATGGTCATGTGCACAATGAATATCAACAACAATTTCGCACCTTACCTATCTATGCTACGCCTGCAACATCAATCCAATTTGATAAGCAAACAAAGGACTGGTGTCAGTCTGATTTGGGTCCCGCTTATCGTGTCATCGTATTTAGTAAAAGCACTATAAAGACAGAGGTAAAATGGCTCGGAAGGTAG
- a CDS encoding IS110 family transposase — MTQSNLIAIDLAKNIFQVAQLKGNKLKFNKPMKREPMLELLAKAEGSKVVMEACGSAQHIARKALSLGHDVMLLPPKFVKAFRQGQKTDANDVLAIASASQAYNVKPCKIMTVEEQTLQSLSQARALIDKQKTQLSNQIRGLLLEFGIVINQGDAALTQVVPDILEDAENALPIALKQALAVSYDLYKTQCDAKAQLHKQVEAITKQNDSCQRLMALEGVGPITAIELLSFLGNTSQFSDARGAAACAGVTPTQHSSGGKAKIGHIPKRRGNTLRKNLFLGARTVVSRLKHKEATTEKERWIKNLLAKKSVKCVAIALTNKTVRTAYALLKNGSTYEPKILAA, encoded by the coding sequence ATGACACAGTCTAATTTAATTGCTATCGACTTGGCAAAAAACATTTTCCAGGTGGCACAGCTGAAAGGCAATAAACTCAAGTTTAATAAGCCAATGAAACGCGAACCTATGCTTGAGTTGCTAGCAAAAGCCGAGGGTTCAAAGGTCGTGATGGAAGCTTGTGGTAGCGCCCAGCATATTGCTCGCAAAGCACTGTCACTGGGGCACGACGTCATGTTGCTTCCCCCTAAGTTCGTAAAAGCGTTTAGGCAAGGCCAAAAAACCGATGCAAACGATGTCCTCGCCATTGCCAGTGCAAGCCAAGCATACAACGTGAAGCCCTGTAAAATCATGACGGTTGAAGAGCAAACGTTACAATCATTGAGTCAAGCGAGAGCCTTAATAGATAAACAAAAGACTCAGCTTTCAAATCAAATACGTGGCTTGCTATTAGAGTTTGGTATTGTCATTAATCAAGGCGATGCTGCGTTAACACAAGTCGTTCCAGATATTTTAGAAGATGCTGAAAATGCGCTCCCCATCGCATTAAAACAAGCACTCGCGGTGAGTTATGACCTATATAAAACACAATGCGACGCTAAAGCGCAGCTACATAAACAAGTTGAAGCGATAACCAAGCAAAATGACAGTTGCCAGCGTTTAATGGCATTAGAAGGCGTTGGCCCAATTACCGCGATAGAGCTGCTATCCTTTTTAGGCAATACTTCACAATTTAGTGATGCCAGAGGAGCGGCCGCATGTGCAGGTGTTACACCGACCCAGCACTCATCAGGCGGAAAAGCCAAGATAGGTCATATCCCCAAAAGACGAGGCAATACATTAAGGAAAAACCTGTTTCTCGGTGCAAGAACGGTAGTCAGCAGGCTAAAACATAAAGAAGCGACCACAGAGAAAGAACGCTGGATAAAAAACCTACTCGCCAAGAAAAGCGTGAAATGTGTTGCCATTGCATTGACCAACAAAACGGTTAGAACAGCCTATGCCTTACTTAAAAACGGTTCAACATACGAGCCAAAAATCTTAGCAGCATAG
- a CDS encoding NUDIX domain-containing protein — MKPLSQFNKVDVNVSSIETIFNGFFTIHKYQFTHALFNGGVSELITREILERGHAVAILPYDPITDSVLLIEQIRIGALASKNSPWLLECIAGMAEGSEDYENVARKEAKEEAGLELDKLIYMRSYLSSPGGTTERLYLYLALADLSEAGGVYGLAEEGEDIKVHVMPLDEALARLDNEEIDNAATVISLQWLALHKARI, encoded by the coding sequence ATGAAACCTTTGAGTCAGTTCAACAAAGTCGACGTCAATGTTTCTTCAATAGAAACAATCTTCAATGGTTTTTTTACCATTCACAAGTACCAATTTACCCACGCCCTATTTAATGGTGGGGTATCAGAGCTGATAACTCGCGAGATATTAGAGCGTGGTCATGCGGTTGCAATATTGCCGTATGATCCTATTACAGACAGCGTGTTGCTTATTGAGCAAATTCGAATTGGAGCGTTGGCTTCAAAAAATTCCCCTTGGCTTTTGGAGTGCATTGCAGGAATGGCTGAAGGGAGCGAAGACTATGAGAATGTTGCGAGAAAAGAAGCAAAAGAAGAAGCAGGACTTGAGCTGGATAAGCTCATTTATATGCGCTCTTATTTATCAAGCCCTGGTGGTACAACAGAGCGACTATATTTGTATTTAGCGCTTGCTGATTTATCTGAAGCGGGTGGGGTTTATGGACTGGCTGAAGAAGGTGAAGATATCAAAGTACATGTGATGCCACTTGATGAAGCCCTTGCACGTCTTGATAATGAGGAAATCGATAACGCTGCCACTGTTATTAGTCTACAATGGTTGGCATTACATAAAGCGCGGATATAG
- a CDS encoding YqiA/YcfP family alpha/beta fold hydrolase, which yields MARKVVYIHGFNSSELSYKATVFGEYMMDKQTPYLVPRLHYDPRVALAQLDSVIDSDTVLLGSSLGGYYATYFSQHLGCKAVVINPAVRPFSLLNDYLGPQYNPYQDCHYELLHEHIDALKSLYVEQISNPENLLLLQQTGDEVLPFEEAVRYYSHCRQIIEFGGDHSFVEFPRYFDTITKFLTIKN from the coding sequence ATGGCTCGGAAGGTAGTTTATATTCACGGCTTTAATAGCTCTGAGCTGTCCTATAAAGCGACGGTATTTGGTGAATATATGATGGATAAACAAACGCCATATCTTGTCCCAAGACTGCATTATGACCCTAGAGTCGCATTGGCACAGTTGGATAGCGTCATTGATTCTGATACTGTGTTATTAGGTAGCTCGTTAGGCGGCTATTACGCCACCTATTTTTCGCAACACCTTGGGTGTAAAGCGGTGGTAATAAACCCTGCGGTAAGGCCTTTTTCATTATTAAATGACTACCTTGGACCACAATACAATCCTTATCAGGATTGTCATTATGAGCTGCTGCATGAGCATATTGATGCGTTAAAATCCTTGTATGTCGAGCAGATTAGTAATCCAGAAAACTTGCTATTATTGCAACAAACGGGCGACGAGGTGCTGCCTTTTGAAGAGGCGGTGCGTTATTATAGTCATTGTCGTCAAATTATTGAGTTTGGTGGGGATCATAGCTTTGTTGAATTTCCACGCTATTTTGACACCATCACCAAATTTTTAACTATCAAAAATTAG
- a CDS encoding DUF1249 domain-containing protein yields MSQVLSSKQYIQSLPRYITLCERNYLRALKLLPEEVVGESRVIDLASARYCLSVAGVSKYTTDIHIEQMATISAHLPHFSLSVRLYHDAKVAEVIHRDYHRRIKPSYGYPNPDMHQKDEKYQINAFLADWLMVCLEKGRVHLNWDVNNGLV; encoded by the coding sequence TTGTCACAAGTGCTGAGCTCAAAGCAGTATATTCAATCTTTGCCCCGTTACATCACATTGTGCGAACGTAATTATTTACGGGCGCTAAAGTTGCTACCTGAAGAAGTGGTCGGCGAAAGCCGAGTGATTGACTTAGCCTCTGCACGCTACTGTTTGAGCGTAGCTGGGGTCAGTAAATACACAACTGACATTCACATCGAGCAGATGGCGACAATAAGCGCCCATTTGCCACATTTTTCGTTGTCTGTGCGCCTCTACCATGATGCTAAAGTGGCTGAAGTTATTCACCGTGATTATCATCGTCGAATAAAGCCATCCTATGGCTACCCAAACCCTGATATGCATCAAAAAGATGAAAAATATCAAATAAATGCGTTTTTAGCTGATTGGCTTATGGTGTGTTTAGAAAAAGGCCGTGTGCATTTAAACTGGGATGTAAACAATGGCTTGGTTTGA
- the tolC gene encoding outer membrane channel protein TolC codes for MKKTLLSLVVGLSCALSSSLSHAEDLLQVYDIATANDPTVLKAKAQADAQKYAQDQALGVLLPQLGFQMSYTDVTSEGALSEQHDGTGYTMFESDSDTFQRSISLNQTIFNMASWQGLSIAEKRAMQASTQYEQQKQTLIVRIAEGYFNVLSALDSLEFVQAEKRAIERQLEQTKQRYEVGLTAITDVHEARAQFDRAVADEIIAGNAVETARETLRTITGKYHAKLDKLNTETFSTVKPTQNTNDFIEIAKAKNLDLQVAKSAVDIAKDQIDLAKAGHYPTLNLNATYSDSLADSAGRQHAPRSDRTSVGLTLDVPIYTGGQTVAATDQARANFVASSEDMEAAMRNMTRSVITSYNQVVSDVATYRALEQAVVSAESALQATEAGFDVGTRTIVDVLVSTQNLYNAKRNLADIRYRYVLSSLRLKQAAGTLSRADLEAINQGLIEG; via the coding sequence ATGAAAAAAACTCTACTATCATTAGTTGTTGGGTTGTCGTGCGCACTTTCAAGCAGCCTGTCCCACGCGGAAGACCTACTGCAAGTATACGACATTGCAACGGCTAACGATCCTACCGTATTAAAGGCGAAAGCACAGGCTGATGCGCAAAAATATGCACAAGACCAAGCGCTAGGCGTATTGCTACCTCAGCTTGGCTTTCAAATGAGCTATACCGACGTTACGTCAGAAGGTGCTTTGAGCGAACAGCATGACGGCACTGGCTACACTATGTTTGAATCTGATAGTGACACCTTTCAGCGTTCAATTTCCCTAAACCAAACCATTTTTAATATGGCATCTTGGCAGGGTCTATCGATCGCTGAAAAACGTGCAATGCAAGCATCAACTCAATATGAGCAACAAAAGCAAACTTTGATTGTCCGTATCGCTGAAGGTTACTTTAATGTGCTAAGCGCATTAGATAGTCTAGAGTTCGTACAAGCCGAGAAGCGCGCTATTGAACGTCAACTAGAGCAGACAAAACAGCGCTACGAAGTAGGTTTGACTGCAATTACAGACGTGCATGAAGCAAGAGCGCAATTTGACCGTGCAGTTGCTGACGAAATTATAGCAGGTAATGCTGTTGAAACAGCACGTGAAACGTTACGTACAATTACGGGTAAGTATCACGCTAAACTAGATAAGTTAAATACTGAAACCTTCTCAACAGTTAAGCCTACGCAGAATACGAACGATTTTATCGAGATTGCAAAAGCGAAGAACTTAGACCTTCAAGTTGCAAAATCCGCGGTAGACATCGCAAAAGATCAAATTGATTTAGCTAAAGCTGGACACTACCCAACACTAAACTTAAACGCTACTTATTCTGATTCTTTAGCTGACAGTGCTGGTAGACAACATGCTCCACGTAGCGACAGAACTTCGGTAGGCTTAACGCTGGACGTACCTATTTATACTGGTGGTCAAACCGTTGCGGCAACCGATCAAGCTCGCGCAAACTTTGTTGCTAGCAGCGAAGATATGGAAGCGGCAATGCGTAATATGACACGCTCGGTGATCACGTCTTATAACCAAGTGGTTTCAGACGTTGCAACTTACCGCGCGCTCGAGCAAGCGGTTGTTTCGGCAGAAAGTGCATTGCAAGCAACTGAAGCAGGTTTTGATGTAGGTACTCGTACCATCGTGGACGTACTAGTAAGCACACAAAACCTTTACAACGCGAAACGTAACCTTGCTGATATTCGTTATCGCTATGTACTATCATCGCTACGTTTAAAGCAAGCTGCAGGTACACTATCTCGTGCCGATCTTGAAGCAATCAACCAAGGTTTGATTGAAGGCTAA
- a CDS encoding PQQ-dependent sugar dehydrogenase, with amino-acid sequence MKIHSKLTTVATTLAAALLSSQALANDMLSRLSVPKGYELSYFAKDVENARQMAVGKDGTVYVGSRKAGKVHALIDNNRDGVADKKILVAEGLNMPSGIALKDGDLYVAEVERIVRFKQIAKNLKAPVKEVVFDDLPDKRHHGWKYLTVSPEGELIIPVGVPCNICAEDPKFGRIFSLNLETKKLSTIAKGVRNSVGFDYHPVTGKLWFSDNGRDMMGDDIPPCEINRVDEIGQHFGFPYVHGGSVLDPEFGEGKSVTDYAMPALALQAHVAPLGIHFYRGEQFPKAMKHQLFVAEHGSWNRSKKVGYRVMRANVQDGQIRGYEPFLTGFMENETTYGRPAAIAELDDGSLLVSDDYANAIYRISYNNK; translated from the coding sequence ATGAAAATACATAGCAAATTGACCACAGTAGCGACGACGCTGGCAGCAGCGCTATTAAGCTCACAAGCACTGGCAAACGATATGCTTTCGCGCCTTTCAGTACCCAAAGGGTACGAGCTGAGCTATTTTGCTAAAGATGTTGAAAATGCAAGACAAATGGCGGTGGGCAAAGATGGCACTGTGTATGTTGGCTCTCGCAAAGCAGGTAAAGTTCACGCACTCATTGACAATAACCGTGATGGCGTAGCTGACAAGAAAATTTTAGTTGCAGAAGGGCTGAATATGCCCTCTGGTATTGCGCTAAAAGACGGTGACTTATACGTTGCTGAAGTTGAGCGTATTGTGCGTTTTAAGCAAATCGCAAAAAACCTCAAGGCACCGGTAAAAGAAGTGGTGTTCGATGACTTGCCTGACAAACGCCACCACGGCTGGAAGTACCTGACAGTATCGCCTGAAGGCGAACTGATCATTCCTGTTGGCGTGCCTTGTAATATTTGTGCCGAAGACCCTAAGTTTGGCCGTATATTTTCACTAAATCTTGAGACGAAAAAGCTTTCGACGATTGCCAAAGGCGTGCGTAACTCAGTGGGTTTTGATTATCACCCAGTAACCGGAAAGTTATGGTTCAGCGACAACGGTCGTGACATGATGGGAGATGACATTCCACCATGTGAAATCAACCGTGTTGACGAAATAGGTCAGCATTTTGGCTTCCCGTATGTTCATGGCGGCAGTGTGCTAGACCCTGAATTTGGCGAGGGTAAATCGGTGACTGACTACGCTATGCCAGCACTTGCACTACAAGCGCACGTTGCACCGCTGGGCATTCACTTTTACCGTGGCGAGCAATTTCCAAAGGCAATGAAGCATCAGCTTTTTGTTGCTGAACATGGTTCTTGGAACCGCAGCAAAAAAGTGGGCTATCGAGTAATGCGAGCAAACGTGCAAGATGGTCAAATTAGAGGCTATGAGCCTTTCCTTACCGGCTTTATGGAAAACGAAACAACCTATGGTCGACCAGCCGCAATTGCAGAGCTCGACGACGGTAGCTTGCTCGTTTCCGATGATTACGCCAATGCGATATATCGCATCAGCTACAACAACAAGTAA